Part of the Ruania alba genome is shown below.
TCCTCGAGCAGGGAGGAACCGACGGAGTGCCCCTGCGCCGCGAGGAACGTGAAGACCATCCCGCCACCGATGAGCAGCCGATCGGCCTTGGTGAGCAGGTTCTCGATCACTCCGAGCTTGTCGGAGACCTTCGACCCGCCGAGCACCACCGCGTAGGGGCGCTCGGGCGACTCGGTGGCGCGGCCCAGCGCCTCCAGCTCGGTCTGCACGAGACCACCGACGGCGTGCGGGAGCTCCAGTGCCACGTCGTAGACACTGGCCTGCTTGCGGTGCACCACACCGAATCCATCGGAGACGTAGATGTCAGCCAGCGCAGCGAGGTCGTCCGCGAGCGAGGCACGCTCGGCGTCCTCCTTCGAGGTTTCGCGCGGGTCGAAGCGGATGTTCTCCAGCAGCACCACGTCGCCTGGGTGCATCGCCGCGACGGCGTGCCGGGCCCCCTCCCCGACGGTGTCGGTGGCCAGGGTCACCGAGGTGCCGAGGAGCTCACCGAGCCGCAAGGAGACCGGCGCGAGCGAGAACGCCGGGTCGACGGCGCCCTTCGGGCGGCCCAGGTGCGCGGTCACGACGACACGGGCGCCGGCCTCGGTGAGCCGGCGGATGGTCGGCAGCGCGGCCCGGATGCGACCGTCATCGGTGATAGTGGTGCCGTCCAGCGGCACGTTGAAGTCAGAGCGGACGAGGACGCGCTTGCCGCGCAGCTCGCCGAGGTCGTCGATCGTCTTCATGAGTCCTCCCACGGATTCTTCGAGCCTGGGACCGACCGCATGACCGCGCCCGCGTGCTCATCAAGCACGCGGGCGCGGGTCACGGGCGGTTCGTCAGAGCTGCTCGCCGACGTAGACGGTGAGGTCCACGAGTCGGTTCGAGTAGCCCCACTCGTTGTCGTACCAGGAGACGACCTTGACCTGGTCGCCGATCACCTTGGTCAGCCCGGAGTCGAAGACGCTCGACGCCGGGTCACCCGCGATGTCGGTGGAGACCAGCGGGTCGTCGGAGTAGACGAGGATGCCCTTGAGCTCATCGGTCTCTGCCGCTTCCTTGATCGCGGCGTTGACCTCGTCGACGGTCACCTCGCGCGAAGCGGTGAAGGTGAGGTCGGTGGCCGAGCCGGTCGGGACCGGCACACGCAGGGCGTATCCGTCCAGCTTGCCGGCCAGTTGCGGGAGCACCAGGGAGACCGCCTTCGCCGCACCGGTGGAGGTGGGGACGATGTTCAGGGCGGCGGCGCGGGCACGGCGCGGGTCCTTGTGCGGACCGTCCTGCAGGTTCTGGTCGGCCGTGTAGGCGTGCACCGTGGTCATCAGGCCGCGCACGAGGCCGAACTTCTCGTCCAGCACCTTGGCCAGCGGGGCCAGGCAGTTCGTGGTGCAGGAGGCGTTCGAGACGATGTGGTGGTTCGCCGGGTCGTAGTCGGTGTGGTTCACACCCATCACGAAGGTGGCGTCCTCGTTCTTCGCGGGCGCGGAGATGATGACCTTCTTCGCACCGGCGTCGATGTGCGCCTTCGCCTTGGAGGCGTCGGTGAAGATCCCGGTGGACTCGATCACGATGTCGGCACCGAGCTCGCCCCACGGAAGGGCGGCCGGGTCGCGCTCGGCGAGGGCCTTGAAGGTCTGGTTGCCCACGGTGATGGACGTCTCGTCGAACGAGACGTCCTCGGACAGCTTGCCGAGGATCGAGTCGTACTTGAGCAGGTGGGCGAGGGACTCGTTGCTCGTCAGGTCGTTGACACCGACGATCTCGATGTCTGCACCGCTTGCGAGGACGGCACGGAAGAAGTTCCGTCCGATGCGGCCGAAGCCGTTAATTCCGACGCGGATGGTCACGTTTTCCTCCTGGCGCGCTCGTTGCGCGCATAGCGTCTGGGTCGGGGAATCGCGTTACTCACGCGAGAGCGGCCGCCGCGAGCGACCGGGGAGGCCGTGATCGGAAGTTCGGGCACGGAGTCTCACCAGGAGTCAACGGTACACCCGTGGCGGGCAAAGGTCCGCTTACTGAGCCGTCGGGAAGCGAACCGTTCACATATCGAGCATGTCTTGGGTGAGATTGCTCTCAGTGTCCGGGACGCCGAGTTCCTGGGCCCGCTTGTCCGCCATCGCCAGCAGCCGCCGGATCCGACCGGCAACAGCGTCCTTGGTGAGCTGAGGGTCGGACAGCTGCCCGAGCTCTTCCAGGCTCGCCTGCTTGTTCTCCAACCGCAACCGGCCGGCCTGCCGGAGGTGGTCAGGCATCTCCTCACCGAGTATCTCGAAGGCACGCTCCACACGTGCGCCGGCGGCCACCGCCGCCTGGGCGGACCGGCGCAGGTTGGCGTCGTCGAAGTTTGCCAGCCGGTTCGCGGTCCCCCGCACCTCCCGGCGCATCCGTCGCTCCTCCCAGGCGATGACGGCGTCGTGGGCGCCCATCCGGGTGAGGATCGCGCTGATCGCGTCACCGTCCCGGATCACGACGCGGTCGACTCCACGCACTTCACGTGCCTTGGCTTGAATTCCGAGACGACGGGCTGCTCCGACGAGCGCCAGTGCGGCCTCGGGACCGGGGCAGGTCACCTCAAGAGCAGAGGAGCGGCCGGGTTCAGTGAGTGACCCGTGCGCCAGGAACGCTCCCCGCCAGGCGGCCACAGCATCGCCGATGCTGGAGTTCACCACGTGCGGCGGGAGTCCGCGCACCGGACGGCCGCGATTGTCCAGCAGACCCGTCTGCCGGGCGAGCTGCTCACCACCGGCCACCACGCGCACCACGTAACGGTTGCCGCGGCGCAGCCCGCCACCGGAGACCACGATCACCTCACTGTTGTGCCCGTAGACCTCCTGGATGGCCTGACGCAGGCGACGGGCCGCGACACCGGTGTCCACCTCGGCCTCCACCACGATGCGCCCGGAGATGATGTGCAAGCCACCAGCGAACCGGAGGGTCGCGGCCACCTCAGCCTTGCGGGCGGAGAGCTTGTCCACCTTGAGCCGGGCGAGCTCGTCCTTCACGTCGGCGGTCAGAGACATGAGCGCCATCCTGCCATTCATCGAGACTTCTCCCCCACGTCGCCAAGGAACCGTTCGAACGCATCGCGGTACGCCGCCGCCAGCCGCAGCGTGTCGTGCCGCGGCGTGCCATCACCCTCGCTGACCTGCCGCAGCAGCAGGTCAGCACCGAGAGCGCCCGCACAGGCGGACAGATCGTCGATGTCCTCCACCGCCGTCGGGTCCGCGATCACCACGTCCAGGCGCAGGTCCGGAGCGAACTCCGACAACGATCGCACATGGTCGGCGGCGCTGAACCCGGAGGTCTCTCCGACCTGCGCAGACAGGTTCAGGGTAAGCCCGATCCGGGCGTGCGTGGTGTGCAGGGCTCGAGAGATCTCGGGCACGAGCAGATGCGGCATCACTGAGGTGTACCAGGAACCGGGACCAAGGATGACCCAATCGGCGTCCAGGATTGCCGCCACGGCCTCCGGGCAAGCCGGTGGCTCTTCCGGGAGAAGCCGCACCCGCTCGACATGGCCGGCCGTGACTGCCACCCGGCTCTGTCCACGCACCAGACTCCGGTGCTCGGCCGAGCCCTGTCGGTGCACCACGTCCGCCTCGATGTCCAAGGGCACCGCCGCCATCGGGAGCACTCGCCCGTGCGCACCGAGCAGCTGACCGATCAGGTCCAGTCCGGCCACCTGGTCGCCGAGCAGTTCCCAGACCGTGGAGATGAGCAGGTTACCCACCGCATGCCCGTGCAACGGACCGGTGGAGCTGAACCGGTGCTGCAGCACGTCCCGCCAGGTATGCCCCCAGTCGGACTCGTCGCACAGTGCAGACAGAGCCATGCGCAGATCTCCCGGAGGCAACACTCCGAGTTCTTGTCGTAGCCGCCCGGACGACCCGCCGTCGTCGGCCACGGTCACGACGGCGGTCAACGCCGTGGTCACATGCCGCAGAGCACCGAGGGTGGCAGCCAGGCCGTGCCCACCGCCGAGCGCGGTCACGTGCGGACGACGGTCGCGGCCCCCGCCCGCCGGCGGGCGACGTCCCGGCACAGCCGGCGTCATTCGCGCCCCAGGTCGCGGTGCACGGTACGCACCGTGCGGCCCTGAGCACGCAACGCCGTGGCGATCGCTTCGGACACGGCGACCGAGCGGTGCTTGCCGCCCGTGCAGCCGACGGCGATCGTCACGTACGGCTTCTGCTCCTGGATGTAACCATCCAGGACCGGCTCGATCGCGGCCACCCAACGCTGCACGAACTCCTCGGCACCCGGAAGACCGAGCACGTAGTCCCGCACCGGTTCGTCCTTGCCGGTGAGGTGTCGCAGCTCGTTCACCCAGTACGGGTTCTTCAGGAAGCGCATGTCCACGACGTGATCGGCATCCAGCGGCAAGCCGTACTTGAACCCGAAGGAGACGGTCGTCACCCGCAAGGCGGTCTCGGTCTCGTTGGCCACCAGGTCGCGTACCGCCCGGGCCAGGTCATGCACGGAGAGCTCGCTGGTGTCGAGCGTCTCGTCGGCGCGGGAGCGCAGGTGGACCAGCAGGCGCCGTTCCTCGGCGATGCCGTCCAGCATCCGGCCGTCTCCCTGCAGCGGGTGCGGACGGCGCACCTGTTCGAACCGTCGCACCAAGACCTCATCAGAGGCGTCCAGGAACACGATCCGATAGTCGATCCGTGCGCCCCGCAGATCGTCCAGCACCTGTACCAGGTCGGAGAAGAACTCGCGTGAGCGCACGTCCACCACGGCTGCGAGCCGCCGCACACCCCCGTCCGCCTGAGTCATCATTCCGGCGAGAGCCATGATCATCTTGGGCGGCAGATTGTCCACCACGTACCAGTCCAGATCCTCCAGCACGGCCGCGGCGCGGGTGCGACCTGCTCCGGACATGCCGGTGATGATCAAGATCTCCGGTCGATCGTCGGTAGGGGGTGGCGTGGATTCCTCCAGCAACGGGATCCCGTACGGCACGGTGGTGGGCTGCTCCGCAACGTCCTGCGAACCCGGCGGGGAACTCGATTCGCTCATCCTCCAAGGATGGCACGTGCCGGCACGTTGCGACGGGTCCGTCGCCGATCTCC
Proteins encoded:
- a CDS encoding phosphoglycerate kinase, whose amino-acid sequence is MKTIDDLGELRGKRVLVRSDFNVPLDGTTITDDGRIRAALPTIRRLTEAGARVVVTAHLGRPKGAVDPAFSLAPVSLRLGELLGTSVTLATDTVGEGARHAVAAMHPGDVVLLENIRFDPRETSKEDAERASLADDLAALADIYVSDGFGVVHRKQASVYDVALELPHAVGGLVQTELEALGRATESPERPYAVVLGGSKVSDKLGVIENLLTKADRLLIGGGMVFTFLAAQGHSVGSSLLEEDQVETVKRYLAAAAERGVQIVLPTDVVVAPAFAADAPATVVPADAIPDDQMGLDIGPDSATAFAASIAEAKTVVWNGPMGVFEFAAFADGTKAVAQAMVDATSAGAFSIVGGGDSAAAVRQLGFDEAGFSHISTGGGASLEFLEGKTLPGIDVLAD
- the gap gene encoding type I glyceraldehyde-3-phosphate dehydrogenase, producing MTIRVGINGFGRIGRNFFRAVLASGADIEIVGVNDLTSNESLAHLLKYDSILGKLSEDVSFDETSITVGNQTFKALAERDPAALPWGELGADIVIESTGIFTDASKAKAHIDAGAKKVIISAPAKNEDATFVMGVNHTDYDPANHHIVSNASCTTNCLAPLAKVLDEKFGLVRGLMTTVHAYTADQNLQDGPHKDPRRARAAALNIVPTSTGAAKAVSLVLPQLAGKLDGYALRVPVPTGSATDLTFTASREVTVDEVNAAIKEAAETDELKGILVYSDDPLVSTDIAGDPASSVFDSGLTKVIGDQVKVVSWYDNEWGYSNRLVDLTVYVGEQL
- the whiA gene encoding DNA-binding protein WhiA; this translates as MSLTADVKDELARLKVDKLSARKAEVAATLRFAGGLHIISGRIVVEAEVDTGVAARRLRQAIQEVYGHNSEVIVVSGGGLRRGNRYVVRVVAGGEQLARQTGLLDNRGRPVRGLPPHVVNSSIGDAVAAWRGAFLAHGSLTEPGRSSALEVTCPGPEAALALVGAARRLGIQAKAREVRGVDRVVIRDGDAISAILTRMGAHDAVIAWEERRMRREVRGTANRLANFDDANLRRSAQAAVAAGARVERAFEILGEEMPDHLRQAGRLRLENKQASLEELGQLSDPQLTKDAVAGRIRRLLAMADKRAQELGVPDTESNLTQDMLDM
- a CDS encoding gluconeogenesis factor YvcK family protein — its product is MTPAVPGRRPPAGGGRDRRPHVTALGGGHGLAATLGALRHVTTALTAVVTVADDGGSSGRLRQELGVLPPGDLRMALSALCDESDWGHTWRDVLQHRFSSTGPLHGHAVGNLLISTVWELLGDQVAGLDLIGQLLGAHGRVLPMAAVPLDIEADVVHRQGSAEHRSLVRGQSRVAVTAGHVERVRLLPEEPPACPEAVAAILDADWVILGPGSWYTSVMPHLLVPEISRALHTTHARIGLTLNLSAQVGETSGFSAADHVRSLSEFAPDLRLDVVIADPTAVEDIDDLSACAGALGADLLLRQVSEGDGTPRHDTLRLAAAYRDAFERFLGDVGEKSR
- the rapZ gene encoding RNase adapter RapZ; amino-acid sequence: MSESSSPPGSQDVAEQPTTVPYGIPLLEESTPPPTDDRPEILIITGMSGAGRTRAAAVLEDLDWYVVDNLPPKMIMALAGMMTQADGGVRRLAAVVDVRSREFFSDLVQVLDDLRGARIDYRIVFLDASDEVLVRRFEQVRRPHPLQGDGRMLDGIAEERRLLVHLRSRADETLDTSELSVHDLARAVRDLVANETETALRVTTVSFGFKYGLPLDADHVVDMRFLKNPYWVNELRHLTGKDEPVRDYVLGLPGAEEFVQRWVAAIEPVLDGYIQEQKPYVTIAVGCTGGKHRSVAVSEAIATALRAQGRTVRTVHRDLGRE